Proteins encoded in a region of the Ralstonia pseudosolanacearum genome:
- a CDS encoding ABC transporter ATP-binding protein, giving the protein MTMSATARPTLAVEGLKTEFTTRGGVARAVDDVSFAVGRGEIMGLVGESGSGKSMTGYSIMGLIDPPGRVVGGRIELTGRDGVTHDLRTLPAGQMRDMRGNRIAMIFQDPMMTLNPVLRVDTQMTEAVLAHQRVSRQRAREMAREALARVGIPSPEARLQAYPHQFSGGMRQRVAIAIALLNTPDLIIADEPTTALDVTIQGQILAEVQTLCRESGTALIWITHDLSVVAGLADTVCVMYAGRIVEQGSVQQVLETPRHPYTFGLIASAPSRNPRGVPLRQIPGMAPSLLALPGGCAFRERCAFASDVCKQAPALERLDDGRALRCFHPVTQRPEETTA; this is encoded by the coding sequence ATGACGATGTCCGCCACCGCCAGGCCGACGCTCGCCGTCGAGGGCCTGAAGACCGAGTTCACCACGCGCGGCGGCGTCGCGCGGGCGGTCGATGACGTGTCGTTCGCGGTTGGGCGCGGGGAGATCATGGGCCTGGTCGGCGAGTCCGGCTCGGGCAAGTCGATGACCGGCTATTCGATCATGGGCCTGATCGACCCGCCCGGGCGCGTGGTCGGCGGCCGCATCGAGCTGACCGGGCGCGATGGCGTGACGCACGACCTGCGCACGCTGCCGGCCGGGCAGATGCGCGACATGCGCGGCAACCGCATCGCCATGATCTTCCAGGATCCGATGATGACGCTGAACCCGGTCTTGCGTGTCGATACGCAGATGACCGAGGCGGTGCTGGCGCACCAGCGCGTGAGCCGGCAGCGGGCGCGCGAGATGGCGCGGGAGGCGCTGGCCAGGGTCGGCATCCCTTCGCCGGAGGCGCGGCTGCAGGCGTATCCGCACCAGTTCTCGGGCGGCATGCGGCAGCGGGTGGCCATCGCCATCGCGCTGCTCAACACGCCGGACCTGATCATCGCCGATGAGCCGACCACGGCGCTGGACGTGACCATCCAGGGCCAGATCCTGGCCGAGGTGCAGACGCTGTGCCGCGAGAGCGGGACCGCGCTGATCTGGATCACGCACGATCTTTCCGTGGTGGCGGGCCTGGCCGATACCGTGTGCGTGATGTACGCCGGCCGCATCGTCGAGCAGGGCAGCGTGCAGCAGGTGCTGGAGACGCCGCGCCATCCGTACACCTTCGGGCTGATCGCCTCGGCGCCGTCGCGCAACCCGCGCGGCGTGCCGCTGCGGCAGATTCCCGGCATGGCGCCGTCGCTGCTGGCGTTGCCCGGCGGGTGCGCGTTCCGCGAGCGCTGCGCCTTTGCCTCCGACGTCTGCAAGCAGGCGCCCGCGCTCGAGCGGCTCGACGACGGCCGCGCGCTGCGCTGCTTTCACCCCGTGACCCAACGCCCCGAGGAGACCACCGCATGA
- a CDS encoding ABC transporter ATP-binding protein: MSATHPEHDAAAAVEALSAEPGPRVPILSLRGMSKRFVKGLDLSSRIANWFGAGLREEVVHAVDHVDLDMAAGEVVGLVGESGCGKSTLGRLVVGLHKPTAGTRLWKGIDLDRLQPERRREKQLAIQMIFQDPYASLNPRLRVQDIVGEAPVVHGMVEAAAQRDYVAEMLTRVGLDPSVMRRFPHQFSGGQRARIGIARALAVRPEFLVCDESVAALDVSIQAQVLNLFIRLREQLNLTYLFISHDLGVVKHISDRVVIMYLGRVVESAPTEAIFASPNHPYTQALLAEAPKLEVRKKTYVAISGEIPSPLDPPPGCHFHPRCPYAMPRCRVESPALKAIAPLRFSACHLNDQP; encoded by the coding sequence ATGAGCGCGACGCATCCCGAACACGATGCCGCCGCGGCCGTCGAGGCGCTGTCCGCCGAGCCTGGGCCGCGGGTGCCGATCCTGTCGCTGCGGGGCATGTCCAAGCGCTTCGTCAAAGGGCTGGACCTCTCGTCGCGCATCGCCAACTGGTTCGGCGCGGGTCTGCGGGAAGAGGTGGTGCATGCCGTCGATCATGTCGATCTCGACATGGCCGCCGGCGAGGTGGTCGGGCTGGTGGGCGAATCGGGCTGCGGCAAATCCACGCTGGGCCGGCTGGTCGTGGGCCTGCACAAGCCGACCGCCGGCACGCGGCTGTGGAAGGGCATCGACCTCGATCGCCTGCAGCCCGAGCGCCGCCGCGAGAAGCAGCTCGCCATCCAGATGATCTTCCAGGACCCGTACGCCTCGCTGAATCCGCGTCTGCGGGTGCAGGACATCGTCGGCGAGGCGCCGGTGGTGCATGGCATGGTCGAGGCGGCCGCGCAGCGCGACTACGTGGCCGAGATGCTCACGCGCGTGGGCCTGGACCCGAGCGTGATGCGGCGCTTCCCGCATCAGTTCTCGGGCGGGCAGCGGGCGCGGATCGGCATCGCGCGGGCGTTGGCGGTCAGGCCGGAGTTTCTGGTCTGCGACGAGTCGGTGGCGGCGCTGGACGTGTCGATCCAGGCGCAGGTGCTGAACCTGTTCATCCGCCTGCGCGAGCAGCTGAACCTGACCTACCTGTTCATCAGCCACGATCTGGGCGTGGTCAAGCACATCAGTGACCGCGTGGTGATCATGTACCTGGGCCGGGTGGTGGAGTCCGCGCCCACCGAGGCGATCTTCGCGTCGCCCAACCATCCGTATACGCAGGCCTTGCTTGCCGAAGCCCCCAAACTGGAGGTGCGCAAGAAGACGTACGTGGCGATTTCCGGCGAGATCCCGTCGCCGCTGGATCCGCCGCCCGGCTGCCATTTCCACCCGCGCTGCCCGTATGCGATGCCGCGCTGCAGGGTGGAGTCGCCGGCGCTCAAAGCGATCGCGCCGCTGCGGTTTTCTGCGTGCCATCTGAACGATCAGCCGTAG
- a CDS encoding PTS fructose transporter subunit IIC, translated as MPHLLAILGADSHSTRPLLAGAALRHAALQAGCRLDVDIHTPDTLSAVAATALANADAVVWAGIAPDDAARQANPRMIEVALDEVLADARAVLTRMLDSRPAPPTAAEPGRRIIAITSCPTGIAHTFMAAEALTQAAAALGHPIHVETQGSVGAQNTLSADAIAQANIVLIAADTQVDLSRFEGKRVFRSGTKAAIHDGQALIRRALAEAAVAQVQADAGASAPPAEQQRTGPYKHLMTGVSFMLPFVVAGGILIALAFAVGGIYAADDAARGTLGWALFQIGAKSAFALMVPALAGYIAYSVASRPGIAPGMVGGMLAASLGAGFLGGIVAGFVAGYGTAALNRWLRLPRNLDGLKPVLILPVLGSLLTGLVMLYVVGAPVAALLASLTTWLRGMQGANAVPLGALLGGMMAFDMGGPVNKAAYAFSTGLIGSQVYTPMAATMAAGMTPPLGIALAAWLFPSRFTGEERQAARATAVLGLAFISEGAIPYAARDPLRVIPALVLGSACAGALSMLFGVELRVPHGGAFVLPIPNAVTHLGGYVVALVAGTVLTAVLLALLKRRVAATA; from the coding sequence ATGCCCCATCTGTTGGCAATTCTCGGCGCGGACAGCCACAGCACGCGCCCCCTGCTGGCCGGCGCAGCGCTGCGGCATGCAGCGCTGCAAGCCGGCTGCCGGCTCGACGTCGACATCCACACGCCCGATACCCTGTCGGCAGTGGCCGCCACCGCCCTGGCCAACGCCGACGCCGTGGTGTGGGCCGGTATCGCACCCGACGACGCCGCGCGCCAGGCCAATCCGCGCATGATCGAGGTGGCCCTCGACGAGGTGCTGGCCGATGCCCGCGCCGTGCTGACGCGCATGCTGGACAGCCGCCCCGCCCCGCCCACCGCGGCCGAACCAGGCCGGCGCATCATCGCCATCACCTCGTGCCCGACCGGCATCGCCCATACCTTCATGGCCGCCGAGGCGCTGACCCAGGCGGCGGCCGCGCTCGGCCACCCCATCCATGTCGAGACGCAGGGCTCGGTGGGAGCGCAGAACACCTTGTCGGCCGACGCGATCGCCCAGGCAAACATCGTGCTGATCGCGGCGGACACGCAGGTCGATCTTTCGCGCTTCGAGGGCAAGCGCGTCTTCCGCAGCGGCACCAAGGCCGCCATCCACGACGGGCAGGCGCTGATCCGCCGCGCGCTGGCCGAGGCCGCCGTCGCCCAGGTCCAGGCCGATGCCGGCGCGAGCGCGCCCCCCGCCGAACAACAGCGCACCGGACCTTACAAACACCTGATGACCGGAGTGTCGTTCATGCTGCCTTTCGTGGTAGCGGGCGGCATCCTGATCGCGCTGGCCTTTGCCGTAGGCGGCATCTACGCCGCCGACGACGCGGCGCGCGGCACACTCGGCTGGGCCCTGTTCCAGATCGGCGCCAAGTCCGCCTTTGCGCTGATGGTGCCGGCGCTGGCCGGGTACATCGCCTACTCCGTCGCCAGCCGGCCCGGCATCGCCCCCGGCATGGTCGGCGGCATGCTGGCCGCGAGCCTCGGCGCGGGCTTCCTGGGCGGCATCGTGGCCGGGTTCGTGGCCGGCTACGGCACCGCGGCACTCAACCGGTGGCTGCGGCTGCCGCGCAACCTCGACGGCCTCAAGCCGGTGCTGATCCTGCCGGTGCTCGGCTCGCTGCTGACGGGCCTGGTGATGCTCTATGTGGTGGGCGCGCCGGTGGCCGCGTTGCTGGCCTCGCTGACCACCTGGCTGCGCGGCATGCAGGGCGCCAACGCCGTGCCGCTGGGCGCGCTGCTGGGCGGCATGATGGCGTTCGACATGGGCGGACCGGTCAACAAGGCCGCCTATGCCTTCAGCACCGGCCTCATCGGCAGCCAGGTCTACACGCCGATGGCCGCGACCATGGCCGCCGGCATGACGCCGCCGCTGGGCATCGCGCTGGCGGCCTGGCTGTTCCCCTCGCGCTTCACCGGCGAGGAGCGGCAGGCCGCGCGCGCCACCGCCGTACTCGGCCTGGCCTTCATCAGCGAAGGCGCGATCCCGTACGCCGCGCGCGATCCGCTGCGCGTCATTCCCGCGCTGGTGCTCGGTTCGGCCTGTGCCGGCGCGCTGTCGATGCTGTTCGGCGTCGAACTGCGCGTGCCCCACGGCGGCGCGTTCGTGCTGCCGATTCCCAATGCGGTCACGCACCTGGGCGGCTACGTGGTGGCGCTCGTCGCCGGCACCGTGCTGACGGCCGTGCTGCTGGCGCTGCTCAAGCGCCGCGTGGCCGCCACGGCCTGA
- a CDS encoding ABC transporter substrate-binding protein: protein MQRRSIIGWRATLMAGVLGMAAFGAQAETGVTSDAIIIGQSAAMSGPAGKLGQQMNLGAKLYFKSVNAAGGIYGRKIELKVLDDFYEPEAAERNTKTLINDTKVFALFGYVGTPTSLAALKVANPAGVPFFAPYSGAMALREPFARNVFHVRASYNDETAAIIQQIRTTGHKRVAVVYNDDSYGAAGLAGVKRALELPENKTVALAVEASVPRNSTEVKGALSKVIPSRADSVVVISTYQTTAALVKEALAEGFSGQFYNVSFVGTKELADALGSAGGGVVVSQVMPFPHSMSSALTRDYEKLLKTDGVTSFDYGSMEGYIAARIFVEGLKRAGRDLTREKLITALETMGSTDLGGFAVSFSPTNHVASKFVEMTVINSHGQVIR, encoded by the coding sequence ATGCAACGACGCAGCATCATCGGATGGCGCGCGACACTCATGGCGGGCGTGCTCGGCATGGCGGCCTTCGGCGCACAGGCCGAGACCGGCGTGACCAGCGACGCCATCATCATCGGCCAGTCCGCAGCCATGAGCGGCCCGGCAGGCAAGCTCGGCCAGCAGATGAACCTGGGCGCCAAGCTGTATTTCAAATCCGTCAACGCAGCCGGCGGCATCTATGGCCGCAAGATCGAACTGAAGGTGCTCGACGACTTCTATGAGCCCGAGGCCGCCGAGCGCAACACCAAGACACTGATCAACGACACCAAGGTGTTCGCCCTGTTCGGCTATGTCGGCACGCCGACCAGCCTGGCGGCCCTCAAGGTGGCCAACCCGGCGGGTGTGCCCTTCTTCGCGCCGTATTCCGGCGCCATGGCGCTGCGCGAGCCGTTCGCCCGCAACGTCTTCCACGTGCGTGCCAGCTATAACGACGAAACGGCAGCCATCATCCAGCAGATCCGTACCACGGGCCACAAGCGCGTGGCCGTGGTCTACAACGATGACAGCTACGGCGCCGCCGGCCTGGCGGGTGTCAAGCGTGCACTGGAGCTGCCGGAGAACAAGACCGTGGCGCTCGCGGTGGAGGCCAGCGTGCCGCGCAACAGCACCGAAGTGAAAGGCGCGTTGAGCAAGGTGATCCCGAGCAGGGCCGACTCCGTCGTCGTCATCAGCACGTACCAGACCACGGCGGCGCTGGTGAAGGAAGCGCTGGCGGAGGGCTTCTCGGGCCAGTTCTACAACGTGTCGTTCGTCGGTACGAAGGAGCTGGCGGATGCACTGGGCTCGGCCGGTGGCGGCGTGGTCGTCTCGCAAGTGATGCCCTTCCCGCACAGCATGTCGTCGGCGCTGACGCGCGACTACGAGAAGCTGCTCAAGACCGACGGCGTCACCTCGTTCGACTACGGCAGCATGGAAGGCTACATCGCCGCGCGCATCTTCGTGGAAGGCCTCAAGCGCGCCGGCCGGGATCTGACGCGCGAAAAGCTGATCACCGCGCTCGAAACGATGGGCTCCACCGACCTTGGCGGCTTCGCGGTCAGCTTCTCGCCGACCAACCACGTCGCCTCGAAGTTCGTCGAGATGACCGTCATCAACTCGCACGGCCAGGTGATCCGCTGA
- the pfkB gene encoding 1-phosphofructokinase, producing the protein MTQRIVTVTLNPAIDMTVGLDRLERGHVNLGRSVTHQAGGKGVNVAGCLADWQVPVVATGLLGEANAELFETLFARKGVADGFCRVPGTNRTNIKISDQSDGQTTDINLPGITAASADLDAVCERVEAVADVAGIALCGSLASGLPADTYVRLLARLNRRGARTLLDTSGAPLTHALAAPREALPTAIKPNRHELELWAGRPLPALQDVVEAARGIHARGVAQVIVSLGEQGALFVTGEGIWQASLPPVRAASTVGAGDAMVAGVLAGWHAGASTEETVRLSVAFAACKLQRIGPHLPPQQQVRERAAAVHMQRVA; encoded by the coding sequence CCGGCCATCGACATGACGGTCGGCCTGGACCGGCTCGAACGCGGCCATGTCAACCTCGGCCGCAGCGTCACGCACCAGGCCGGCGGCAAGGGCGTCAACGTGGCCGGCTGCCTGGCCGACTGGCAGGTGCCCGTGGTGGCCACCGGCCTGCTGGGCGAAGCCAATGCCGAACTGTTCGAGACGCTGTTCGCGCGCAAGGGCGTGGCCGACGGCTTCTGCCGCGTGCCCGGCACCAACCGCACCAATATCAAGATCAGCGACCAGTCCGACGGGCAGACCACCGACATCAACCTGCCCGGGATCACGGCAGCGTCCGCCGACCTCGACGCCGTCTGCGAGCGCGTCGAGGCGGTGGCTGACGTGGCAGGCATCGCACTGTGCGGCAGCCTGGCGAGCGGCTTGCCCGCCGACACCTACGTCCGCCTGCTGGCACGCCTGAACCGGCGCGGCGCGCGCACGCTGCTCGACACCAGCGGCGCGCCGCTCACGCACGCCCTGGCCGCACCACGCGAAGCCCTGCCCACCGCGATCAAGCCCAACCGGCACGAACTGGAACTGTGGGCCGGCAGGCCGCTGCCGGCGCTGCAGGATGTGGTGGAGGCCGCGCGCGGCATCCACGCGCGCGGCGTGGCGCAGGTCATCGTCTCGCTGGGCGAGCAAGGCGCCCTGTTCGTGACCGGCGAAGGCATCTGGCAGGCCAGCCTGCCGCCGGTGCGCGCCGCCAGCACGGTCGGCGCGGGCGATGCCATGGTGGCCGGCGTGCTGGCCGGCTGGCACGCCGGCGCCTCGACCGAAGAGACCGTCCGCCTGTCGGTGGCGTTTGCCGCCTGCAAGCTGCAGCGCATCGGCCCGCACCTGCCGCCGCAGCAGCAGGTACGCGAGCGCGCCGCCGCCGTGCACATGCAGCGGGTGGCCTGA